One genomic region from uncultured Cohaesibacter sp. encodes:
- a CDS encoding D-alanyl-D-alanine carboxypeptidase family protein: protein MFKRFSCLLLLLMAASFSAQTAAQAQVYQTAAKHAYLIDWNSGSVLFSKDEDEQVPPASLAKLMTLEVVFHALKTGELTLESEFYISEHAWRDGGANSGGSTMFAKLGSMVPLDALLHGIIVQSGNDACIAVAEGMAGNEETFAQLMNKRAEDIGLTHSHFVNSTGLPADGQVVTAKDLAKLARHLIDDYPEYYHYFAIPEFTWNGITQHNRNPILGFTEGADGLKTGHTEAAGYGLVASAKRGDERLIAVLTGMKSKKERREEARKIMNWGFRAFTSQRIFDPDEEVAYASVFGGNKSEVLLVSERPVSLFMPRAQQGRLKARVYYDGPIKAPIEEGVEVATLKVWNDDKLIYEAPLITGESVGRGTTTQRAVGALKELVLGWF from the coding sequence ATGTTTAAAAGATTTTCCTGTCTATTGCTTCTGCTCATGGCGGCCAGTTTTTCGGCCCAAACCGCGGCGCAGGCACAGGTCTATCAGACTGCGGCAAAGCATGCCTATCTGATAGACTGGAATTCCGGCTCGGTACTCTTTTCCAAGGACGAGGATGAACAGGTTCCCCCCGCATCTCTGGCCAAATTGATGACCCTTGAGGTGGTGTTCCATGCCTTGAAAACCGGCGAACTGACCCTTGAGTCAGAATTCTACATTTCCGAGCATGCCTGGCGTGATGGCGGCGCCAATTCCGGCGGCTCGACCATGTTCGCAAAGCTAGGCTCCATGGTTCCGCTTGATGCGCTGCTCCACGGCATCATCGTGCAGTCTGGCAATGACGCATGCATCGCGGTTGCCGAGGGCATGGCTGGAAACGAAGAAACCTTTGCGCAGTTGATGAACAAGCGTGCCGAAGACATTGGCCTTACGCATTCTCATTTTGTGAACTCTACGGGACTGCCAGCAGACGGGCAGGTGGTTACGGCAAAGGATCTCGCCAAACTAGCCCGCCATCTTATTGATGACTATCCCGAGTATTATCACTATTTTGCCATTCCCGAATTTACCTGGAACGGTATCACACAGCATAACCGCAACCCGATCCTAGGCTTTACCGAAGGGGCCGATGGTCTCAAAACCGGCCATACGGAAGCGGCTGGCTATGGCCTTGTAGCCTCGGCCAAACGCGGTGACGAACGCCTGATTGCTGTGTTGACCGGCATGAAATCCAAAAAAGAACGCCGCGAAGAAGCGCGCAAAATCATGAATTGGGGCTTCAGGGCCTTCACTTCTCAACGCATTTTCGATCCGGATGAAGAAGTGGCCTATGCAAGCGTCTTCGGCGGAAACAAGTCCGAAGTCCTGCTGGTCAGCGAACGCCCCGTCAGCCTCTTCATGCCGCGCGCTCAACAAGGCCGCCTCAAGGCTCGTGTCTATTATGATGGCCCGATCAAGGCCCCGATTGAAGAGGGGGTCGAGGTCGCAACGCTCAAGGTCTGGAACGATGACAAGCTAATCTATGAGGCTCCTCTTATCACGGGAGAAAGCGTTGGACGCGGAACAACGACCCAACGCGCAGTCGGAGCGTTGAAAGAACTTGTGCTTGGTTGGTTCTGA
- the tmk gene encoding dTMP kinase, whose product MALGKFITFEGGEGVGKSTQIRLLAERLAQSGIDCIQTREPGGSSNAEAVRELLLSGTIADMGIPPSGEAVLFAAARADHVDTKIRPALEQGQWVLCDRFMDSTRIYQGENKEVSEELVNMLERLAIDGVKPDLTFILDLRAEIGMARANSRRSEGEAADRFEREDLTVHENRRNAFLSLAYKDPQRCKVIDASQSIDEIAQDIWQVVDRELLSKEQGAETGSRASSAPSDQTTDTSKES is encoded by the coding sequence ATGGCGCTTGGAAAATTTATCACCTTTGAGGGCGGCGAGGGCGTTGGCAAGTCAACGCAAATCCGCCTTCTTGCCGAACGGTTAGCTCAAAGCGGCATTGATTGTATCCAGACCCGTGAGCCCGGCGGCTCAAGCAACGCCGAAGCCGTGCGGGAATTGCTTCTCTCAGGCACAATTGCAGACATGGGCATTCCACCAAGTGGCGAAGCTGTGCTTTTTGCCGCAGCCCGCGCCGACCATGTCGATACAAAAATACGACCTGCACTGGAGCAGGGACAATGGGTTCTGTGCGATCGCTTCATGGATTCCACCCGCATCTATCAAGGTGAAAACAAAGAGGTTTCCGAAGAGCTGGTGAATATGCTCGAGCGCCTCGCCATTGATGGCGTAAAGCCCGACCTTACCTTCATCCTGGATCTCCGGGCGGAAATCGGCATGGCGCGCGCCAATAGCCGCAGGTCAGAAGGCGAAGCCGCTGACCGGTTCGAGCGCGAAGACTTGACCGTGCATGAGAACAGACGCAATGCATTCCTGTCCCTTGCCTATAAGGATCCGCAGCGGTGCAAGGTGATTGATGCTTCCCAGTCAATCGATGAAATCGCACAGGATATCTGGCAGGTCGTTGACCGTGAATTGTTGTCAAAAGAGCAGGGGGCAGAGACAGGCTCTCGAGCCTCTTCAGCTCCGTCTGACCAGACAACTGATACTTCAAAAGAGAGTTAA
- a CDS encoding DNA polymerase III subunit delta' yields MAEADLDFPIYDILPDLEPPHRQRLFFGHTEEEQKFLSSWQSGKMHHAWLLTGPKGIGKATFAFRAARFIFNEGMASQGGGLLGDMAAPTNLDSPDDCQAVHLVTNLAHPNLLVIDRPYDQKSKRFKTEITVDEVRRTVRFFGSTAGEKTWRVCIVDPADDLNNNAANALLKILEEPPIRTIFFLISHAPGRLLPTIRSRCRRLGFSPLENPALGEAIAELGIAEGADTIEQLSQSCDGSIRKAAELQSDEGLVLIHAFERMLAPPYNPDYETLNAFAETVAQRGKDERFDGFSDLVHRYLSRQLHEKSGIEGTRSADLYPLARVWDDAREQIQQTRIFNLDKKQTVIEVMRMLAKASRNEP; encoded by the coding sequence ATGGCGGAAGCAGATCTGGATTTTCCGATTTATGATATTTTGCCCGATCTGGAGCCTCCGCATCGGCAGCGGCTCTTCTTTGGCCATACGGAAGAAGAACAGAAATTCCTGTCTTCCTGGCAATCGGGCAAAATGCATCATGCGTGGCTTCTGACTGGCCCCAAGGGCATCGGTAAAGCCACATTTGCCTTCCGCGCAGCCCGCTTCATCTTCAATGAGGGAATGGCCTCTCAAGGTGGTGGACTCTTGGGCGACATGGCTGCCCCAACGAACTTGGACAGTCCGGATGACTGTCAGGCAGTGCATCTTGTTACCAATCTGGCCCACCCGAACCTTCTGGTGATCGACAGGCCTTATGACCAGAAATCAAAGCGTTTCAAAACGGAAATCACCGTCGACGAAGTGAGAAGAACGGTCCGCTTCTTCGGCTCCACAGCCGGTGAGAAAACATGGCGTGTCTGTATCGTCGATCCGGCAGATGACCTCAACAACAATGCCGCCAACGCACTTCTGAAGATCCTCGAAGAGCCTCCCATACGAACAATCTTCTTTCTGATTTCGCATGCCCCAGGCCGTTTGCTGCCGACCATCCGGTCTCGCTGTCGACGCCTCGGCTTTTCGCCGCTCGAAAATCCGGCCCTCGGTGAAGCCATAGCGGAGCTGGGCATTGCAGAAGGAGCCGACACGATAGAACAGCTCAGCCAGAGTTGCGACGGCTCTATTCGCAAGGCAGCAGAACTGCAATCAGATGAAGGGCTCGTTCTCATCCATGCGTTTGAGCGCATGCTGGCGCCTCCGTATAATCCCGATTATGAGACGCTCAATGCCTTCGCTGAAACCGTGGCTCAACGCGGCAAAGACGAACGCTTTGATGGATTTTCCGATCTGGTTCATCGCTATCTCAGCCGCCAATTGCATGAAAAAAGCGGGATTGAGGGCACGAGAAGCGCGGATCTTTATCCGCTTGCCCGCGTCTGGGATGACGCGCGCGAACAGATCCAGCAGACCCGCATTTTCAATCTGGACAAAAAGCAAACCGTCATCGAAGTCATGCGTATGTTGGCCAAAGCATCTCGCAACGAACCCTAA
- the metG gene encoding methionine--tRNA ligase: protein MTDKSPFFISTAISYPNGAPHIGHAYEMMATDSMARFKRLDGHPVFFITGTDEHGQKMQQTAEKFGMTAAQLADQNAPVFEKMAKVLNLSNDDFIRTTQPRHYEASKAIWKAMEANGDIYLDSYAGWYSVRDEAYYAESETEVREDGVRYGPQGSPVEWTEEESYFFRLSAYEDKLLALYEAEPNFMGPSERRNEVISFVKGGLRDLSISRTTFDWGIPVPGNDKHVMYVWVDALTNYITALGYPNIDGEKFKTFWGNATHIIGKDIIRFHTVYWPAFLMSAGLDIPGRVFAHGFLFNRGEKMSKSVGNVIDPFGLIEEYGLDQTRFFFLREVPFGQDGNYSHEAIVNRTNADLANDLGNLASRSLSMIAKNCDKALPEPGAFSNEDQAMLDQADAMLEKCREFMDKQLIHKALETIWDVVGEANRYFASQEPWALRKTDPARMNTVLYVTAEIIRQVGILSQPYIPESAEKLLDLFALPSDKRDFASLGPVGRLAAGTPIDKPSPVFPRYVEKTEENEA, encoded by the coding sequence ATGACTGACAAATCTCCGTTTTTCATCTCCACAGCTATCTCTTATCCCAATGGCGCACCACATATCGGCCACGCCTATGAAATGATGGCAACGGACTCGATGGCACGCTTCAAACGTCTTGATGGACATCCGGTCTTTTTCATCACCGGCACCGATGAGCATGGCCAGAAAATGCAGCAGACGGCCGAGAAATTCGGTATGACAGCGGCTCAGTTGGCAGACCAGAACGCCCCAGTGTTTGAAAAGATGGCCAAGGTCCTCAACCTGTCCAACGATGATTTCATTCGCACCACGCAACCGCGCCATTACGAAGCCTCCAAGGCCATCTGGAAGGCCATGGAAGCCAATGGCGATATCTATCTGGATAGCTATGCTGGTTGGTATTCGGTACGCGATGAAGCCTACTATGCCGAAAGTGAAACAGAAGTCCGCGAAGATGGCGTGCGCTACGGTCCGCAAGGCTCTCCGGTTGAATGGACTGAAGAAGAAAGCTACTTCTTCCGCCTGTCTGCTTATGAAGACAAGTTGCTGGCTCTTTATGAGGCTGAGCCCAATTTCATGGGCCCATCCGAGCGCCGCAACGAAGTCATCAGCTTTGTGAAAGGTGGCTTGCGCGATCTTTCCATTTCTCGCACGACCTTCGATTGGGGCATTCCGGTTCCGGGCAATGACAAGCATGTCATGTATGTGTGGGTCGATGCGTTGACCAACTATATCACGGCGCTGGGTTATCCCAATATCGATGGTGAAAAGTTCAAGACCTTCTGGGGCAATGCGACCCACATCATCGGTAAGGATATCATCCGCTTTCATACGGTTTACTGGCCAGCATTCCTGATGTCCGCAGGCCTTGATATACCCGGACGCGTCTTTGCCCACGGCTTCCTGTTCAACCGCGGCGAAAAGATGTCCAAATCCGTCGGCAACGTGATCGACCCGTTCGGCCTCATTGAAGAATATGGTCTGGACCAGACCCGCTTCTTCTTCCTGCGCGAAGTGCCGTTTGGTCAAGATGGCAACTACAGCCACGAAGCGATCGTCAACCGCACCAACGCTGATCTAGCCAACGATCTTGGCAACCTTGCAAGCCGCTCGCTTTCCATGATCGCAAAGAACTGCGACAAGGCTCTGCCTGAGCCGGGCGCATTCAGCAACGAGGATCAGGCAATGCTCGATCAGGCTGACGCCATGCTCGAAAAATGTCGTGAATTCATGGACAAGCAGTTGATTCACAAGGCGCTTGAAACCATATGGGATGTAGTGGGCGAAGCGAACCGCTATTTCGCAAGCCAGGAACCTTGGGCACTGCGCAAGACTGATCCAGCCCGGATGAACACAGTGCTTTACGTTACGGCCGAGATCATCCGTCAGGTCGGCATTCTTTCCCAGCCTTATATTCCGGAATCGGCAGAAAAGCTGCTCGATCTCTTTGCTCTTCCATCTGACAAGCGCGATTTCGCGTCTCTTGGTCCGGTCGGCCGCTTGGCAGCAGGCACCCCGATTGACAAGCCAAGCCCTGTATTCCCGCGCTATGTCGAAAAAACCGAAGAAAACGAGGCATAG